Proteins from a genomic interval of Vibrio sp. SS-MA-C1-2:
- a CDS encoding DUF2913 family protein: MPYTDQFEKLIDNLLIKMLINLKHGTTEAEQTKQVTAFLKSALTKPCYKSAKKDIKTLLQIAKKDKKLLNKVIELSEIVKPEFDNDYDNIVHLLREIERAWSTTLLLIPEPNLSAINKNKFIFIKTKDINSHFENKKLIKPIPLVLRTNIKQIMELCSQFPSHHLLKPESTQLSDGFYQIDIQTP; this comes from the coding sequence ATGCCATATACTGACCAATTTGAGAAATTAATTGATAATCTATTGATAAAGATGTTGATCAATTTAAAACATGGCACCACTGAAGCAGAGCAGACTAAGCAAGTCACCGCATTTTTAAAATCAGCTTTAACTAAGCCATGCTATAAATCAGCGAAAAAAGACATCAAGACGCTCCTGCAAATAGCCAAGAAAGACAAAAAACTACTCAATAAAGTGATAGAGCTTAGTGAGATAGTTAAGCCTGAGTTTGATAATGACTACGACAACATAGTGCATCTTTTACGCGAGATAGAGCGTGCCTGGTCAACGACGCTTCTTCTTATCCCTGAGCCCAATCTGTCAGCCATCAATAAGAATAAATTCATTTTTATTAAGACAAAAGATATAAACAGCCATTTTGAGAATAAAAAGTTGATAAAACCTATCCCTTTGGTCCTGAGAACGAATATCAAACAGATCATGGAGCTATGCTCTCAATTTCCTTCTCATCATTTACTTAAACCAGAGTCCACACAATTGTCAGACGGTTTTTACCAAATTGATATTCAAACACCGTAA
- a CDS encoding UvrD-helicase domain-containing protein, whose amino-acid sequence MGLNQGQQAAVNAEQSALVVAIPGSGKSHLSIAYAIKQITSNDNSSILMISFTRAAADSLKERLKANLLPHQKRRVDATTFHSLAIKVWKKYNKPRRLILGVDTYVYIERAASIYNADEPEELLGLEEAMLLIDRFGQVKATAELSEYLKFWTVYCDLLKKEKVIDLSVIMREVVDGMVNSSIPTLSTLYGVTHMVIDEFQDCDPLQLEFVLQQHGGTHLFACGDDDQAIYKFRNSLGNQAFTRFENRSKAEVFYLSECYRCSQGILDAANEIININTFRYEKTLHSALDHDGSVSLYEVDGDMYFCLTKLLKKSPTTKNHAVLARTNLEITLLEKRLLLEDVTDYQRLGGKALLDELDVKYFIKIMYTFVHKDKRLLTEIMSYFRYPEYMISRVNVALNNESFADIVQLIFENTANKDGQKLLQKLALELPSDTASPADLAKFHAELIPLICAFRETDKIRLLEIVSDIITDRFKGSKSIKKATSSLYQQIIRPMKKGTTSDDSLVISTLHASKGLEYSTVYIINVNEDTIPKKKDEDDNLDEEVRLFYVGMTRAEQELKILFSYKKPSMFIQYLEAWADYYTLQGKPEK is encoded by the coding sequence ATGGGATTAAATCAAGGGCAGCAAGCTGCCGTCAACGCTGAACAATCAGCTCTCGTTGTTGCAATTCCTGGTTCTGGTAAGAGTCACTTATCTATCGCCTATGCCATAAAACAAATTACAAGTAATGATAATAGCTCTATCTTAATGATTTCATTCACTAGAGCTGCTGCTGATAGCCTGAAAGAGAGACTCAAAGCAAACCTACTACCCCATCAAAAACGTCGAGTTGATGCGACCACCTTTCACTCATTGGCCATCAAGGTCTGGAAAAAATACAACAAACCGCGCCGGTTAATTTTAGGTGTTGATACCTATGTTTATATCGAACGAGCTGCGTCTATCTATAATGCAGATGAACCAGAGGAACTACTCGGACTGGAAGAAGCTATGCTATTAATTGACAGGTTCGGTCAAGTAAAGGCTACTGCTGAATTATCTGAGTATCTTAAATTCTGGACAGTCTATTGTGACTTACTAAAAAAAGAGAAAGTTATTGATTTGTCCGTAATAATGAGAGAGGTGGTTGATGGTATGGTGAATAGTTCTATACCTACACTATCAACACTCTATGGCGTGACCCACATGGTCATTGATGAGTTCCAAGATTGTGATCCACTGCAGCTTGAATTTGTTCTGCAACAACATGGTGGCACTCACTTATTCGCCTGTGGCGATGACGATCAAGCAATCTATAAATTTCGAAACTCACTTGGAAATCAGGCTTTTACAAGGTTTGAAAATAGAAGTAAAGCTGAAGTATTTTATCTATCAGAGTGTTATCGATGCAGCCAAGGTATACTAGATGCTGCAAATGAAATTATTAATATAAATACATTTCGTTATGAAAAAACACTGCACTCAGCACTTGATCATGACGGTTCAGTTTCTCTCTATGAAGTGGATGGCGACATGTACTTTTGTTTAACCAAGTTATTAAAGAAAAGTCCAACAACGAAAAATCATGCAGTACTGGCCAGAACCAACCTAGAAATTACCTTACTTGAAAAAAGGCTTTTACTTGAAGATGTGACCGATTATCAACGGCTCGGTGGCAAAGCTCTTTTAGATGAGTTAGATGTTAAATATTTTATCAAAATAATGTATACATTCGTTCATAAAGATAAAAGGTTACTTACAGAGATAATGAGTTATTTTCGCTATCCCGAGTACATGATTAGCAGAGTGAATGTTGCTCTTAATAATGAAAGTTTTGCCGATATTGTTCAGTTAATATTTGAAAATACCGCAAACAAAGATGGACAAAAACTGCTTCAAAAACTGGCATTGGAATTGCCAAGTGACACCGCTTCACCAGCTGATCTTGCCAAGTTCCATGCTGAACTCATACCGTTGATTTGTGCGTTCCGAGAAACAGACAAAATCCGATTATTAGAAATAGTTAGTGACATCATCACAGATAGGTTTAAAGGATCTAAGTCAATAAAGAAAGCAACATCTTCATTATATCAGCAAATAATACGGCCAATGAAAAAAGGAACAACAAGCGACGACAGTTTAGTTATATCGACCCTCCATGCAAGTAAGGGGCTAGAATATTCAACGGTTTATATCATTAATGTGAACGAAGATACTATCCCTAAAAAGAAGGACGAAGACGATAACCTTGATGAAGAAGTGCGGCTTTTCTATGTTGGTATGACAAGAGCCGAACAAGAACTAAAAATACTGTTCTCTTATAAGAAGCCATCAATGTTTATTCAATATTTAGAAGCCTGGGCCGATTATTACACACTGCAAGGCAAGCCTGAAAAGTAA